One part of the Microlunatus elymi genome encodes these proteins:
- a CDS encoding type II toxin-antitoxin system VapC family toxin, whose product MITPDAAATVLLLHGDPDADPRAASAVEIMRDDPAWIVPEHWRIEVLSATRGLFLGGQIGLADAEATVQWLRDVTVETAPTVPHLQRVWELHANLSAYDAGYVAVAELHGVTLVTADVRIQRAGVARCPIRLVG is encoded by the coding sequence ATGATCACGCCGGACGCCGCAGCGACGGTGCTGCTTCTGCATGGTGACCCGGACGCCGATCCGAGAGCTGCGAGCGCCGTCGAGATCATGAGGGACGATCCGGCGTGGATTGTGCCTGAGCACTGGCGAATCGAAGTCTTGTCGGCGACCCGTGGTCTATTTCTTGGCGGCCAGATTGGCCTGGCAGACGCGGAGGCGACGGTGCAATGGCTACGGGACGTAACTGTAGAGACGGCTCCGACCGTTCCACACCTCCAACGGGTGTGGGAGTTGCATGCAAACCTTTCGGCGTACGACGCTGGTTATGTCGCTGTCGCTGAGCTGCATGGCGTGACCCTGGTGACGGCTGACGTACGGATTCAGCGAGCCGGCGTGGCGCGCTGCCCGATCCGACTGGTCGGCTGA
- a CDS encoding IS3 family transposase, whose amino-acid sequence MSVARFIADQRTFYRVPIAVCCAILGLSVGWFYKWIKSPVTDRQQRRRELDAAVLAMFEASGRTYGSPRIHRDLVDAGWRVGHNTVADSMTRQGLQGRKRKHRKGLTKQDRKAAKFPDLVQRDFSARAPNCKWCGDITEIPTDEGKLYMATVIDLFSRKLLACPISDHPDAPLVCDAIKIAAAVRGGRDHIEGVIFHSDRGSTYTAKDFSLLCKKKLGIRQSMGRVGSCFDNAAAESFFSTLEHEVLSRHHFETKAQARAVVLAWCHQFYNVQRRHSGAALLPPDQYEMITADQPAAA is encoded by the coding sequence GTGAGCGTGGCACGCTTCATCGCCGACCAGAGGACCTTCTACCGCGTCCCGATCGCGGTCTGCTGCGCCATCCTCGGCCTGAGTGTGGGCTGGTTCTACAAGTGGATCAAGTCCCCGGTCACCGACCGACAGCAGCGGCGCCGCGAGCTGGATGCTGCGGTGCTGGCCATGTTTGAGGCGTCCGGTCGTACCTACGGCTCACCGCGGATCCACCGGGATCTGGTCGATGCCGGCTGGAGGGTGGGCCACAACACGGTCGCCGACTCGATGACCCGCCAAGGCCTGCAGGGCAGAAAACGCAAACACCGTAAGGGATTGACCAAACAGGACCGCAAGGCGGCCAAGTTCCCGGACCTGGTGCAGCGGGACTTCTCCGCCCGGGCGCCGAACTGCAAATGGTGTGGCGATATCACTGAGATTCCGACCGATGAGGGCAAGCTCTACATGGCCACGGTGATCGACTTGTTCTCGCGCAAGCTGCTGGCCTGCCCGATCAGCGATCACCCCGACGCGCCATTGGTCTGTGATGCGATCAAGATCGCCGCGGCGGTCCGCGGTGGCCGGGACCACATCGAGGGTGTGATCTTCCACTCCGACCGTGGATCAACGTATACAGCGAAGGACTTTTCCCTGCTGTGTAAGAAGAAACTCGGGATCCGACAGTCGATGGGACGGGTCGGATCCTGTTTCGACAACGCGGCAGCGGAGTCGTTCTTCTCCACCCTCGAACACGAAGTCCTGTCCCGCCACCACTTCGAAACCAAAGCCCAAGCCAGGGCTGTCGTCCTGGCCTGGTGCCACCAGTTCTACAACGTCCAACGACGGCACAGCGGCGCGGCCTTGCTGCCACCCGACCAATACGAGATGATCACCGCTGACCAACCGGCAGCGGCCTAA
- a CDS encoding class I SAM-dependent methyltransferase, which yields MQPTTSKPTTHSRYESHADWYLQYTKDWRSTAAAYLPPELAGRRVLDLACGWGQLSRIMADQGAEVTGVELSESFVRQAIRLDQERPTKINYLRGDATDTTWWEGEPFDGVVCNMALMDIDDLDAALCTAATVIKPGGWFLITLLHPCFPGDPGDPTNLSSWPPDRGYAAEGWWSTNESGVRGHVGANHRMLSSYLNSILAAGFILDHFDEPPTDLPQILAIECHRP from the coding sequence ATGCAGCCGACGACGTCGAAGCCAACCACGCATTCGCGCTACGAGTCCCATGCCGACTGGTACCTGCAGTACACCAAGGACTGGCGTTCCACGGCGGCGGCGTATCTGCCGCCGGAGCTGGCGGGCCGGCGGGTACTTGATCTTGCTTGCGGCTGGGGCCAGCTGAGCCGGATCATGGCCGATCAGGGGGCCGAGGTCACCGGTGTCGAACTGTCAGAATCCTTTGTCCGGCAGGCGATCCGGCTCGATCAGGAACGACCGACCAAGATCAACTACCTCCGCGGCGACGCGACCGACACCACCTGGTGGGAGGGCGAACCGTTCGACGGCGTCGTCTGCAACATGGCCCTGATGGACATCGATGATCTTGATGCCGCGCTGTGCACTGCGGCGACGGTGATCAAGCCGGGCGGTTGGTTCCTGATCACCCTGCTGCACCCGTGCTTCCCCGGCGACCCGGGCGATCCCACCAACCTGTCCAGTTGGCCGCCCGATCGCGGCTACGCCGCCGAAGGCTGGTGGAGCACCAACGAGTCCGGCGTACGAGGCCACGTCGGCGCGAATCACCGGATGCTGTCCAGCTACCTGAACTCGATCCTCGCCGCCGGTTTCATCCTTGACCACTTCGACGAGCCGCCGACCGACCTCCCGCAGATCCTCGCGATCGAATGCCACCGCCCATGA
- a CDS encoding mismatch-specific DNA-glycosylase, with product MGFTRAELESFRDHVVPDLVGPGLKLLFVGINPGLWTTATQTHFAHPGNRFYPALLKAGIIDRPIDQARGFTDEDREYLIGRGIGNTNLVARATARADELSPDELRLGALRLTEFVAEHRPRVVALAGITAYRTAFGRRTARVGRQPEDLSGAELWVVPNPSGLNAHETIASLADAYAAAARAAGVLAQHDS from the coding sequence ATGGGATTCACTCGGGCGGAACTGGAGAGCTTTCGTGATCATGTCGTCCCCGATCTGGTCGGACCCGGGCTGAAGCTGCTCTTCGTCGGCATCAACCCGGGGTTGTGGACTACCGCCACCCAGACCCACTTCGCCCATCCCGGCAACCGCTTCTATCCGGCGCTGCTGAAGGCCGGCATCATCGACCGGCCGATCGACCAGGCCCGCGGCTTCACCGACGAGGACCGGGAGTATCTGATCGGCCGCGGCATCGGCAACACCAATCTGGTGGCCCGCGCGACGGCTCGCGCCGACGAGCTGAGCCCGGACGAGTTGCGGCTCGGTGCGCTGCGGCTGACCGAGTTCGTCGCCGAGCACCGGCCCCGGGTGGTGGCGCTGGCCGGCATCACCGCGTACCGGACCGCCTTCGGCCGGCGTACGGCGCGGGTCGGTCGACAGCCGGAAGACCTGTCCGGCGCCGAGCTGTGGGTGGTGCCCAATCCGTCCGGCCTGAATGCGCACGAGACCATCGCCTCGCTGGCGGACGCGTACGCCGCCGCGGCCCGGGCGGCCGGAGTGCTCGCCCAGCACGATTCCTGA
- a CDS encoding FitA-like ribbon-helix-helix domain-containing protein — MVNLQIRDVPEDVRDALAARARENAQSLNMFLRDVVLREAAFARNRILIDKVTTDRRSSGVTTEDVMRALDAGRRRDGA, encoded by the coding sequence ATGGTGAATCTGCAGATTCGAGACGTTCCCGAAGACGTTCGCGATGCGCTGGCGGCGCGTGCTCGTGAGAATGCACAGTCGCTGAACATGTTTCTGCGGGATGTCGTCCTGCGGGAGGCGGCGTTCGCCCGGAACCGAATCCTGATCGACAAGGTGACGACTGACCGACGATCGTCCGGTGTGACCACCGAGGATGTGATGCGCGCGCTCGACGCCGGCCGTCGACGCGACGGCGCATGA
- a CDS encoding LURP-one-related/scramblase family protein — translation MGLLGRRAAAPGPRRRPLAAAAATGAVVGVAGARGAAARQAVAGGSRYQMRQRMFSIGDDFVITNDQGQPAFKVDGKMLRVRSTLFFEDVRGRQLYKIQERMLRVRDTMNIERADGGVAAKVHNALITPLRDRWQIDIPGGQDLSTQGNIVNHEYRVQQGGAVVATVSKRWFRIRDSYGVEVAPGQDDALLLAITVVIDMMAHQGR, via the coding sequence GTGGGACTTTTAGGGAGACGTGCGGCCGCGCCGGGGCCGCGGCGACGTCCGCTGGCGGCTGCGGCCGCGACCGGTGCCGTAGTCGGGGTGGCCGGTGCGCGCGGCGCCGCCGCGCGGCAGGCGGTGGCCGGCGGATCGCGCTACCAGATGCGGCAGCGGATGTTCTCGATCGGCGACGACTTCGTGATCACCAACGATCAGGGGCAACCGGCGTTCAAGGTCGACGGCAAGATGCTGCGGGTCCGGTCGACACTGTTCTTCGAGGACGTGCGGGGTCGGCAGCTCTACAAGATCCAGGAGCGGATGCTGCGCGTCCGCGACACCATGAACATCGAACGGGCCGACGGCGGTGTCGCCGCGAAGGTGCACAACGCCTTGATCACGCCGCTGCGTGATCGCTGGCAGATCGACATTCCCGGCGGCCAGGACCTGTCCACCCAGGGCAACATTGTCAACCACGAATACCGGGTCCAGCAGGGTGGCGCCGTGGTGGCGACCGTGTCCAAGCGCTGGTTCCGGATCCGCGATTCGTACGGGGTCGAGGTCGCGCCGGGGCAGGATGACGCGTTGCTGCTGGCGATCACCGTGGTGATCGACATGATGGCCCACCAGGGACGATGA
- a CDS encoding transposase, protein MPEKRRKFDAEFREGAVRLVHESNKSIAQVARDLGVNEGTLGNWVARDREQREGVNSLSKDDLDELKRLRSENAELRMERDVLKRSVVLWVKEAMR, encoded by the coding sequence ATGCCAGAGAAGCGACGGAAGTTCGACGCGGAGTTCCGCGAGGGCGCTGTGCGGCTGGTGCACGAGTCCAACAAGTCGATCGCGCAGGTCGCCCGTGACCTGGGGGTCAACGAGGGCACCCTGGGCAACTGGGTGGCCCGGGACCGTGAACAGCGTGAAGGCGTCAATAGCCTGTCCAAAGATGATCTTGACGAGTTGAAGCGGCTGCGCTCTGAGAACGCCGAGCTGCGGATGGAGCGTGATGTTCTCAAGCGTTCCGTGGTCCTGTGGGTGAAGGAGGCGATGAGGTGA
- a CDS encoding M16 family metallopeptidase, giving the protein MTDRMGPLPQFGPRPQIAPPKPWSFPSPTRQTLDNGLEQISYRLPGQHVVSASLVLDVPLAAEPADLEGIAAITCRTLDEGTDEHSADEFAELLESAGAGFGVDVASSGLQLILDVPDRRLSPALALLAEAVRTPGLNEADVDRQVQLRLAEIEQAHANPTQAAAIAFRRSVFAAGSRYSRLTEGEPSTVSAITAERARQFHHDHFGPRGAKLIIAGELPDDVDSLVAQHFGDWRADDQISVDHEPPIAGVRRAVIVHRPGAVQADLQLGGFGIDRSDPRWADISIASYIMGGAFLSRLNSVLREQLGYTYGVRMGFQPLRTGGTFAVSGSFRTEVIGDALTEAGKLLSISDKPFTRTEVDEAVNYFTGVSPLRYATADGVADQAAVQALAQLPDDYLDQRLAALREVTPESAAAAYTSLVDPDGLTLAIAGDADKITEPIRAAGFDDVTVIDLT; this is encoded by the coding sequence ATGACCGACCGTATGGGCCCGCTTCCCCAGTTCGGCCCGCGGCCGCAGATCGCGCCGCCGAAGCCGTGGAGCTTCCCCAGCCCGACGCGGCAGACACTGGACAACGGCCTCGAACAGATCAGCTACCGGCTGCCGGGTCAGCACGTCGTCTCCGCGAGCCTGGTGCTGGACGTGCCGTTGGCCGCCGAGCCGGCCGACCTGGAAGGCATCGCCGCGATCACCTGCCGCACCCTGGACGAAGGGACGGACGAGCACAGCGCCGACGAATTCGCCGAACTGCTGGAGAGTGCCGGGGCCGGTTTCGGAGTCGACGTCGCCTCCTCCGGACTGCAGTTGATCTTGGACGTGCCGGACCGGCGGCTGTCGCCGGCGCTGGCGCTGCTGGCCGAGGCCGTACGAACGCCCGGCTTGAACGAGGCGGACGTCGATCGGCAGGTGCAGTTGCGGCTGGCCGAGATCGAGCAGGCCCACGCCAACCCGACCCAGGCCGCCGCGATCGCCTTCCGCCGTTCGGTGTTCGCCGCCGGTAGCCGCTACAGTCGGCTGACCGAGGGTGAGCCGTCGACGGTCTCAGCGATCACCGCCGAGCGGGCGCGGCAGTTCCACCATGATCATTTCGGTCCGCGCGGCGCGAAGTTGATCATCGCCGGCGAACTGCCCGACGACGTGGATTCGCTGGTGGCACAGCATTTCGGCGACTGGCGTGCTGATGACCAAATCAGTGTTGATCATGAACCGCCGATCGCAGGTGTTCGTCGTGCAGTGATCGTGCACCGGCCGGGTGCGGTCCAGGCCGACCTGCAGCTCGGTGGTTTCGGCATCGACCGCTCGGACCCGCGCTGGGCCGACATCAGCATCGCGTCGTACATCATGGGCGGTGCGTTCCTGTCCCGGCTGAACAGTGTGCTGCGAGAGCAACTGGGCTACACGTACGGGGTCCGGATGGGCTTCCAGCCGCTGCGGACCGGTGGCACCTTCGCGGTCTCGGGATCCTTCCGGACCGAGGTGATCGGCGACGCGTTGACCGAGGCCGGGAAGCTGCTGTCGATCAGTGACAAGCCGTTCACCCGGACCGAGGTGGACGAGGCGGTGAACTACTTCACCGGCGTCTCGCCGCTGCGGTACGCAACCGCCGACGGGGTCGCCGACCAGGCCGCCGTGCAGGCGCTGGCTCAGTTGCCCGACGACTACCTCGATCAGCGGCTCGCCGCGCTGCGTGAGGTGACCCCGGAGTCCGCTGCGGCCGCGTACACCTCGCTGGTCGATCCCGACGGACTCACCCTGGCCATCGCCGGCGACGCCGACAAGATCACCGAACCCATCCGCGCCGCCGGCTTCGACGACGTCACCGTGATCGACCTGACCTGA
- a CDS encoding M16 family metallopeptidase gives MTSPQAAPSVPPGSLRLGYPVVERVLDNGLRVIASPDHAGGSVAVNLWYDVGSRHEEPGRTGFAHLFEHLMFQGSANVASAEHFGLLQPAGASVNATTWFDRTNYFEALPAGGLDLALWLEADRMGTLQTALTQDNFENQREVVKEEKRQRYDNVPYGDVIELIIGQVFPQGHPYSHTVIGSMDDLNAAEVADARDFFRRFYMPNNAVLSIVGDVDADTAFAKAEQYFSPVPAGERPQKLITEPLPPLAADDPDGLPRREKIADVPADAVYLSWRLPADRAPGYDALDLAFGVLGQGQSSRLIKNLVRGREIAESAFASPMALIGGTSLGMVGGRARSGVSPEQLEEALVTEIDRLASEPPTEAELERAKAQFERHWMHELARVDSRADQLSGFATLHDDPGLINTRFAEIEAVDGEQVSAAIADWFTADRRATLIYRQENR, from the coding sequence ATGACTTCGCCGCAAGCCGCCCCGTCGGTGCCACCCGGTTCGCTGCGACTGGGCTATCCGGTTGTCGAACGGGTCCTGGACAACGGGCTGCGGGTGATCGCCAGTCCCGATCATGCCGGCGGTTCGGTGGCGGTGAATCTCTGGTACGACGTCGGGTCGCGGCACGAGGAGCCGGGACGGACCGGCTTCGCCCACCTGTTCGAACATCTGATGTTCCAGGGCTCGGCCAACGTCGCCAGCGCCGAGCACTTCGGTCTGCTGCAACCGGCCGGCGCGTCGGTCAACGCGACCACCTGGTTCGACCGGACCAACTACTTCGAGGCGTTGCCGGCCGGCGGACTTGATCTTGCTCTGTGGCTGGAAGCCGACCGGATGGGCACCCTGCAGACCGCTCTGACGCAGGACAACTTCGAGAACCAGCGCGAGGTGGTCAAGGAGGAGAAGCGGCAGCGCTACGACAACGTTCCGTACGGCGACGTGATCGAGTTGATCATCGGCCAGGTCTTCCCGCAGGGACATCCCTACAGCCACACGGTGATCGGCTCGATGGACGACCTGAACGCGGCCGAGGTTGCCGACGCGCGCGACTTCTTCCGCCGTTTCTACATGCCGAACAACGCGGTGTTGTCGATCGTCGGCGATGTCGACGCGGACACCGCGTTTGCCAAGGCAGAGCAGTACTTCTCCCCCGTCCCGGCCGGTGAGCGACCGCAGAAGTTGATCACCGAGCCGCTGCCGCCGCTGGCGGCGGACGATCCCGATGGACTTCCGCGACGCGAGAAGATCGCCGACGTACCGGCCGACGCGGTCTATCTGAGCTGGCGACTGCCGGCCGACCGAGCTCCCGGCTACGACGCTCTTGATCTTGCTTTCGGGGTGCTCGGCCAGGGTCAGAGCTCACGGTTGATCAAGAACCTGGTCCGCGGCCGGGAGATCGCCGAGTCCGCCTTCGCCAGTCCGATGGCGCTGATCGGCGGCACCTCGCTGGGCATGGTCGGCGGTAGGGCTCGCAGCGGCGTCTCCCCCGAGCAGTTGGAGGAGGCCTTGGTGACCGAGATCGATCGGCTGGCGAGTGAACCGCCGACCGAGGCTGAGCTGGAGCGGGCCAAGGCCCAGTTCGAACGGCACTGGATGCACGAACTGGCGCGGGTGGATTCGCGGGCAGATCAACTCAGCGGATTCGCCACCCTGCATGACGATCCCGGCCTGATCAACACCAGGTTTGCCGAGATCGAGGCCGTCGACGGGGAGCAGGTGTCCGCGGCGATCGCCGACTGGTTCACCGCCGATCGGCGCGCCACCCTCATCTACCGGCAGGAGAACCGATGA
- a CDS encoding proline dehydrogenase family protein, whose amino-acid sequence MTAPERSVTADDALLNDVVTLVRRWLDEAREIPRDAGGKRLANLLQHPAGLDFTLGFVDGVIRPEDPVAAAAELAVLSQQMPASFPVWMRGGVWLGARAGKVLPRLVIPVVRRVLRSLVRHLIIDATDLRLGPAIKRLRADGTRLNLNLLGEAVHGPGEADRRLRGTTELLARPDVDYVSIKVSSAVPPHAPWAFDAAVDDVVERLTPLYQLAARSATPKFINLDMEEYHDLDLTIAVFTRLLNQPQLRGLQAGIVLQAYLPDALGAMIKLQDWARTRRAAGGAPIKVRLVKGANLPMERVDASVHGWPLATWGSKQETDTNYKRVLNWAMQPDRLANVRLGVAGHNLFDIAYAWTLAGQRGGRGDVEFEMLLGMAPEQAKIVKREVGGLLLYTPVVRPREFDTAIAYLVRRLEEGASQQNFMSAAFDLGSDEALFERERQRFAASLEDLDDEVPTPHRIQDRNQPVPEAAAVPVDGGFTNTADSDPSLAANRDWATKITARMPECALGAELLRQSTVESADRLDTVLSAGCAAQREWAALGGAGRAAVLRIVARELERSRADLLQVMGSECGKTLDQSDPEVSEAIDFANWYAAHALELDDLDGAVAVPRRLTVVAPPWNFPVAIPTGSVLAALASGSSVVIKPAPEASRCAAVMVQALWRAGVPRDVLQLVQLDEGSLGQRLIADPRVDQVILTGGYETAELFGSFRPGLRLFAETSGKNAMVVTPSADFDLAARDLVYSAFGHAGQKCSAASLAILVGSVAESRRFRSQLLDAARALTVGDPADLRTRMGPLITPASGKLLHALTTQDDGESWLLRPERLDESGRLWTPGIKTGVRRRSPFHLTEYFGPVLGIMTADSMAEALEIQNEVAYGLTAGLHSLDHAEIAEWIDGVQAGNLYVNRHTTGALVGRQPFGGWKRSAVGAGTKAGGPSYLIGLTGWAPRPAAESGQQPTGVIGRLIDSAQIVTDPAEQESLRRAVGSDAAAWDAYYAHPVELARLESERNVLRHVPVPVTIRLAEDGSIADLVRVAAAGLRAGSRLAISVPGAVPASIADALRNVGCELTLESDQEWCRRLATRPPARIRLVGGDVHAVSEALGGRGDVAIWDGPVTESGRLELLGFLHEQSISITEHRFGNPTSLSAGLVEPAGT is encoded by the coding sequence ATGACCGCGCCCGAACGATCCGTCACCGCCGACGACGCCCTGCTGAACGATGTCGTCACCCTGGTCCGCCGGTGGCTGGACGAGGCCCGGGAGATTCCGCGGGACGCCGGCGGCAAGCGGCTGGCCAACCTGCTGCAGCATCCGGCCGGACTGGACTTCACCCTCGGCTTCGTCGACGGGGTGATCCGCCCGGAGGACCCGGTCGCCGCCGCGGCCGAGCTGGCGGTGTTGTCGCAGCAGATGCCGGCCTCGTTCCCGGTCTGGATGCGGGGCGGCGTGTGGCTCGGTGCCAGAGCCGGGAAAGTCCTTCCCCGGTTGGTGATTCCGGTGGTCCGCCGGGTGCTGCGCTCGCTGGTCCGGCACCTGATCATCGACGCCACCGATCTCCGACTCGGCCCGGCGATCAAGCGGCTGCGCGCCGACGGCACCCGGCTCAACCTCAACCTGCTCGGTGAGGCGGTGCACGGACCCGGTGAGGCCGACCGCCGGCTGCGGGGCACCACCGAGTTGCTGGCCCGTCCCGACGTCGACTACGTGTCGATCAAGGTGTCCTCGGCGGTGCCGCCGCACGCACCCTGGGCATTCGACGCTGCGGTGGACGACGTGGTGGAGCGGCTGACCCCGCTCTACCAGCTGGCCGCACGGTCGGCGACGCCGAAGTTCATCAACCTGGACATGGAGGAGTATCACGATCTCGACCTGACCATCGCGGTGTTCACCCGGCTGTTGAACCAGCCGCAGCTGCGCGGGCTGCAGGCCGGCATCGTGCTGCAGGCCTACCTGCCGGACGCGCTCGGCGCCATGATCAAGTTGCAGGATTGGGCCCGGACACGACGCGCTGCCGGCGGGGCGCCGATCAAGGTCCGACTGGTCAAGGGTGCCAACCTGCCGATGGAGCGGGTCGACGCGTCGGTGCATGGCTGGCCGCTGGCGACCTGGGGCAGCAAGCAGGAGACCGACACCAACTACAAGCGGGTGTTGAACTGGGCGATGCAGCCGGACCGGCTGGCCAACGTACGACTCGGGGTGGCCGGGCACAACCTGTTCGACATCGCGTACGCCTGGACGCTGGCCGGGCAGCGCGGAGGCAGGGGCGACGTCGAGTTCGAGATGTTGCTCGGGATGGCGCCGGAGCAGGCCAAGATCGTCAAACGGGAGGTCGGCGGCCTGCTGCTCTACACCCCGGTCGTTCGGCCGCGCGAGTTCGACACCGCGATCGCCTACCTGGTCCGACGGCTCGAGGAGGGCGCCAGCCAGCAGAACTTCATGTCGGCCGCCTTCGACCTCGGCAGCGACGAGGCCCTGTTCGAACGTGAACGGCAGCGCTTCGCCGCCTCGCTGGAAGATCTCGACGACGAGGTGCCGACCCCGCATCGGATCCAGGACCGCAACCAGCCGGTGCCCGAAGCGGCGGCGGTCCCGGTCGACGGCGGCTTCACCAACACCGCCGACAGCGATCCGTCGCTGGCGGCCAACCGGGACTGGGCGACCAAGATCACCGCGCGGATGCCGGAGTGCGCGTTGGGCGCGGAGCTGTTGCGGCAGTCGACGGTCGAGTCGGCCGATCGACTGGACACGGTGCTGTCGGCCGGCTGCGCGGCGCAACGGGAATGGGCCGCGTTGGGAGGTGCCGGCCGGGCGGCCGTGCTGAGGATCGTGGCACGCGAACTCGAACGGTCACGTGCCGACCTGCTGCAGGTGATGGGCTCGGAGTGCGGCAAGACCCTCGATCAGAGCGATCCCGAGGTGTCGGAGGCGATCGACTTCGCCAACTGGTACGCCGCGCACGCACTGGAGCTCGATGATCTTGACGGTGCGGTTGCGGTGCCACGCCGGTTGACGGTGGTGGCACCGCCATGGAACTTCCCGGTCGCCATCCCGACCGGTTCGGTGCTGGCCGCGCTCGCATCCGGATCGTCGGTGGTGATCAAGCCGGCGCCGGAGGCTTCCCGCTGCGCCGCGGTGATGGTGCAGGCGCTGTGGCGGGCCGGCGTGCCCCGAGACGTCCTGCAACTGGTGCAGCTGGACGAAGGTTCGCTCGGGCAGCGACTGATCGCCGATCCGCGGGTCGACCAGGTGATCCTGACCGGCGGGTACGAGACCGCTGAGCTGTTCGGTTCCTTCCGGCCGGGCCTGCGGCTGTTCGCCGAGACAAGCGGCAAGAACGCGATGGTGGTGACGCCGAGCGCCGATTTCGACTTGGCCGCCCGCGACCTGGTCTACTCCGCGTTCGGCCATGCCGGGCAGAAGTGCTCAGCGGCCTCGCTGGCGATCCTGGTCGGTTCGGTGGCCGAGTCCCGACGCTTCCGCAGCCAGCTGCTGGACGCCGCCCGGGCGCTCACCGTCGGCGACCCCGCGGACCTGCGGACGCGAATGGGTCCGTTGATCACGCCGGCCTCGGGCAAGTTGCTGCACGCGCTGACCACCCAGGACGACGGGGAAAGCTGGCTGCTGCGGCCCGAACGGCTGGACGAGTCCGGTCGGTTGTGGACGCCGGGCATCAAGACCGGTGTACGCCGCCGCTCGCCGTTCCACCTGACCGAGTACTTCGGGCCGGTGCTTGGGATCATGACCGCGGACTCGATGGCCGAGGCGCTGGAGATCCAGAACGAGGTCGCCTACGGGCTGACCGCCGGACTGCACTCACTCGATCACGCCGAGATCGCCGAGTGGATCGACGGCGTCCAGGCCGGCAACCTGTACGTGAACCGGCACACGACCGGCGCTCTGGTCGGCCGCCAACCCTTCGGTGGCTGGAAGCGGTCGGCGGTCGGGGCGGGCACCAAAGCCGGCGGTCCCAGCTATCTGATCGGCCTGACCGGTTGGGCGCCGCGTCCGGCAGCCGAGTCGGGCCAGCAGCCCACCGGAGTGATCGGCCGGCTGATCGACTCGGCCCAGATCGTGACCGATCCGGCCGAGCAGGAGTCGCTGCGGCGCGCGGTCGGCAGTGACGCAGCCGCCTGGGATGCCTACTACGCCCACCCGGTCGAACTGGCCAGGTTGGAGAGTGAACGCAACGTGCTGCGGCACGTGCCGGTGCCGGTGACGATCCGGCTGGCCGAGGACGGCTCGATCGCCGACCTGGTACGGGTCGCTGCCGCCGGTCTGCGAGCCGGGTCCCGGCTGGCGATCTCGGTCCCGGGGGCGGTTCCGGCGTCGATCGCGGATGCGCTGCGCAACGTCGGCTGCGAGCTCACCCTCGAGTCGGACCAGGAGTGGTGCCGACGGTTGGCGACTCGACCGCCGGCACGGATCCGGTTGGTCGGCGGCGACGTACACGCCGTCAGCGAGGCGCTCGGCGGTCGTGGCGACGTCGCGATCTGGGACGGACCGGTGACCGAGTCCGGCCGGCTGGAGTTGCTGGGTTTCCTGCACGAGCAATCGATCAGCATCACCGAACACCGCTTCGGCAACCCGACCAGTCTGTCGGCCGGCCTGGTCGAACCGGCGGGGACGTGA